One window from the genome of Tachypleus tridentatus isolate NWPU-2018 chromosome 11, ASM421037v1, whole genome shotgun sequence encodes:
- the LOC143231296 gene encoding uncharacterized protein LOC143231296 — protein HRQSSTKPKENREYISKIEPLVVGTAVDEGKFRVTDVVVRGLSSIGRRGDVTLTNDEANKKVVLNANLGVSGVSASGRYRYRQNRFIKLKGSLNARINEIAVQIILSAPLNGGQVTLVSAKVTRFEGFKITKVSGASFLFNWILKYAANKIAKKSKDKIVSGMESSLQRYLKDALVKVTFPGSV, from the coding sequence CATCGACAAAGTTCTACAAAACCTAAAGAAAATCGTGAATACATTTCCAAAATTGAACCTCTTGTTGTCGGAACTGCAGTAGATGAAGGCAAATTCCGAGTTACTGATGTTGTCGTCAGAGGTCTCTCAAGTATTGGACGACGAGGTGACGTCACATTAACAAATGACGAAGCCAATAAAAAAGTGGTATTGAATGCGAACCTTGGAGTGTCAGGAGTTAGTGCTAGTGGTAGATATAGATACAGACAGAACAGATTTATTAAGCTAAAGGGAAGTTTAAACGCTAGGATAAATGAAATAGCAGTACAAATTATTCTGTCAGCTCCTTTGAACGGTGGACAGGTGACCTTGGTTTCCGCAAAAGTTACTCGTTTTGAGGGATTTAAGATAACGAAGGTATCTGGAGCTTCGTTCCTTTTTAACTGGATTCTAAAATATGCTGCTAACAAAATTGCAAAGAAATCAAAAGATAAAATCGTTTCTGGTATGGAGAGTTCTCTACAGAGATACCTTAAAGATGCCTTAGTTAAAGTAACCTTCCCAGGAAGCGTCTGA